From the Streptomyces sp. SN-593 genome, the window CGATACGCCAAGGTCACCGAGCCCGACGGTTCCTCGATGCGCGTACGCACCGCACTCGGGCTCATTAACGACGTACTCGCCGACGTACTGAACGAACAGGAGGGCGAGTTCGACCAGGACACCCGGTGGGCGATCCGCTGGTTCGAGCAGTTCCAGTGGGGCAAGGGCACGTTCGGGGACGCCGAGACGCTTGCGAAGGCGTACAACGTGTCCGTGAAGGGGCTCCAGGACGCCCACATCACCGCGTCCGGCGACAGCAAGGTGTGGCTCGTCGCGCCGGCCGACCTGCCGGAGTCGTACGACCCGGAGACCGACGCCCGTATCTCCGTGTGGGAAGCCGCCATGCACCTGTCCCGGGTGCTGGAGGGCAAGGGCGCCCAGTCCGGCGTGGGACCGGCCGGTGAGCTGCTCGTCGGGATCCGGGCGCGTGGGGAGTTTGACGAGGACGCCATCCGCGACCTCGCCCACCTGCTCTACAGCATCTGCGACCGGCGGCGCTGGTCGGAGAGCGGGCAGCGGTTCAACAACCTCGCCAGTGCATGGTCCGACCTCCAGACCGAGGCCCGCAACGCGGAGAAGCGCGGTCCGCGCAAGCCCCAGCACCAGCCCCTCTTCTGAACGCCCGGCTCACCCACAGGCATCTGGAAAGGCAGGACACCCGCACCATGGCGGTGAACAACCGAGACCGTGTCTACCGCATGATCGACATCCTCGGGGAGGGGCTGCTGCCCTTCCTGGAACGGGAGATGGTCAAGCGACAGGGCGACAGCTGGTTCGAGGACGCGGAGAGCGAGGCCCGGGAACAGGGGAGACAGGTCGGCAAGAACGATCCGCAGTTCCTGCTGAACCTCCTCCAGCGCTACTGGAGCACCTACTTCCGGCATCTGCTCCCGGCGAGCGCCCGTGGGTTCGCCAGTGAGCTGAACGCCGTACGCAACCAGTGGGCGCACGGCGAGAAGTTCACCGCGGATGACACCCTGCGCGCGCTGGACACGGCGGAGCGGCTGCTGCGGGCCGTGCACGCGGACCCCGCCCTGGTCGAGGAGGTTCGCGAGTCCCGGCAGACGCTGCACAGGCAGGTGACGGAGGAGGAGACGAAGAAGGCGGCCCGTCGGGCGCGTGCCGTGCCGAGCGTGGCCACCGAGGGGCTGCGGCCCTGGCGTGAGGTGCTCACCCCGCACCCGGACGTCGCGCGCGGCGACTTCAACGCCTCCGAGTTCGCCGCCGACCTCTGGCGGGTGGCGCGCGGGGAGGGCGCCGCCGAGTACACCGAACCGGAGGAGTTCTTCCAGCGGACGTACCTCACCGATGGCCTTGAGGAACTGCTCTCCAAGTCGCTGCGACGGATCAGCGGTGACCCCAACGCCGCCCCCGTCATCAACCTCCAGACGAACTTCGGCGGCGGCAAGACGCACTCGATGATGGCGCTGTACCACCTGTACGCGCCGGGTCTGAAGGTGAACCGGCTGCCGCAGGACCTTCAGGAGCTGATCGCCGCCGCACCGGGTGGCGGTCTTCCCGGCGGAACGGTCCACCGGGCCGTGCTGGTCGGCAACGAACTCGGCATCGGGCAGGCCGACGTCAAACCCGACGGCACCGTCGTCAACACCATGTGGGGCCAGCTCGCCTGGGGGCTCGGTGGCAGGCAGGCTTACGACATCGTCGCCGAGGCCGACCGCACCAGCACCAGCCCCGGCACCGCCCTGCTCCAGAGCCTGATCGCCGCGTACGCGCCCTGCGTCATCCTCATCGACGAGTGGGTGCAGTACGCCGGTCCGCTGCTCGGCAACAACAATCTGCCCGCCGGATCCTTCGAGGCGCACTTCTCGTTCGCGCAGTCCCTCACCGAGGCCGTCGCCTCCGTCGATGGAGCCCAGCTGCTGGTGTCCATCCCGGCCTCCGCGACCGGTGAGATCAGCGACGCCGACCAGTACGACATCGGCGGGGAGAACAACCGCATCGCGCTGGAACGACTTCAGAACGTCGTCCACCGCAAGGCCGACGCCTGGCGGCCCGCCAGCTCCGACGAGTCCTTCGAGATCGTGCGCCGCCGTCTCTTCCAGACGCCCACCAGTGAGGTCCAGGCCGAGATCAACAAGGTGGCGCGGCTCTACACGCAGTTCTACGGCACCGAGAAGCGCGAGTTCCCGGCCAGCTGCGACACCATGGACTACGAGCGGCGCATCAAGTCGACGTACCCGATCCATCCGGAGCTGTTCGCGCGACTCTACGAGGACTGGTCGACGCTGCCCAGGTTCCAGCGCACCCGGGGCGTGCTGCGGCTGATGAGCACCGTCATCCACGCGCTGTGGCGCGACCAGAACCAGAGCCCCATGATCATGCCTGGTGACGTGCCCATACACGACACCCGTGTCAACCAGGAGCTGACGTACTACCTGGAGGACCGCTGGAAGCCGATCATCGACGCCGACGTCGACGGGCCGGACTCCACCCCGGCCTCCGTCGACACCGAGAAGCCCGTGCTCGGACAGCGCGGCATGAGCCGGCGGGTAGCCCGTACCGTCTTCATGGGCTCCGCGCCCCGCGTGCACGCCGCCCGCAAGGGCCTGTCCGATCCACACACCCGGCTCGGCATGGCCATCCCCGGTGAACCGCTGGGCAACTTCCGAACCGCGCTCAACGCCCTCGCCGACCGCTCCACCTACCTTTACGGCGACGGCGAACGCCACTGGTACGACACCCACGCCAACATCACCCGGACCGCCAAGGACGAGGCGAACAAGCTCCTCGACGATGTCGACAAGGTGTGGGCGGACGTGGTGCGCCGGCTCAGTGTGGTCCAGGGCGTACGCGGGCAGTTCGACGCCGTCCACGCGGCACCGCTGCCCGCGAGCGACATTCCGGACAACGACCGCGCCCGCCTGGTGCTGCTGCATCCCCGCTTCACCCACCGCAGTGCCAGGGACATGCCCGACACCGAGGCCCTGCGCTTCGCGCAGGAGGCTCTGGACCAGTACCGCTCCAGCACCCGGCAGCACCGCAATGCCCTCGTCTTCCTCGCCCCCGACCGCAAGGAGATCGAGGAGGTCGCGGAGGCCGTACGCGAGTACCTGGGCTGGAAGCAGGTCCTGACGCAGCACGTCCAGCTTGACCTGACCGAGAATCAGAAGACGCAGGCCAGAACTCGGATGGAGAAGGCCGAGGAGACGGTCAACCTCCGGTTGGGCAAGGCCTACCGCTGGGTGCTCGTCCCCGAGCAGGTCCCCGGCGCCAAGATCGAGTGGGTCAACTTCAAGGTCGACCTACCGGCCATCGACGACGCCGCCATCCAGGTCGGTGACCGCCTCAAGCGCCAGGGCATGCTCTACGTCCAGCAGGCCCCCGCCGTCCTGCACCAGCGGATCGTGGATGCGTTGGGCCAGGAGTGGAACCGGGACGGCCACATCAGCGTCGGCCGCCTGTGGGAACTGCACACCAAGTACCCGTACATGAACCGGCTGCGCGACCGCGCCGTTCTCGACCAGGGCATCGAGGACGTCCTCACTCACATCACCTGGGAGACTGACGGCTTCGCCCTCGCCACCGGCCAAGACCCCGCCACCGGCCGCTACCAGGGGCTCGTCCTGCCCTGCCGGGGTGGCTCCTTCGGTCAGATCACCGACTCCTCCCTGCTGGTGCGGGCCGATCTTGCCGCCGCCCAGGAGGCCGCCGACCTGGCGGCCGCCGCCGCCAGGCACCAGGAACCGGCCGATCAGGACGAGGACGCCGACGACAGCACCGGCTCCGGTCAGGGCGCCGGCGGACCGTCGGTGTCGCCCCGCCCCGGCACCCCGGTTCCGGCGCCGACCCCGCTGCCCCGAGTCCCGACCCGCTTCTACGCCCACGCCCTGCTGGACACCGAGCAGTACAGCAAGCACGCCACGAAGTATGCCTTCGAGATCCTCCAGCACCTCGAAGCCATCGGGGCCGATGTCGAGATCACGGTCGAGATCCAGGCGACCGCGCCCGGCGGCTTCCCGGCGGACAAGGTGCGCACCCTCACCGAAAACGCCAACACCCTCAAACTGCAAGCCCAGTTCGAGGAGGAGTAGGGCATGCCGACCTGGTCGTTTCGGCGTCCGCCGGCCCTCTCGATAGGCTGGTCGATGCACGTCGTCCCAGACCGCCACGGGAGCACAGTCATGGCCGCACGTAATCGGGACAGAATCGTCCACTTCTACGAGATCGCCGACGCCGACGCCCCCGCATCCTCACGTCTCCCGCACCGCGACTGGGGAGCGCACATCCGCCGTCTGTGCGCCCAGCCGCCCGCCCAGCGCACCTCGCGCACCGGCGACGAGATCCTGATCGGGGCCGTAGATACCCTCCAGACCGCCCCCCACCTGCTCCTCGCCAAGGTCCGCCAGGACGTACCGCAGCTCATCGACCACGTCGACGGCACCCTCAGCCACCTCCAGCTCGCCGCGGACAAGGAGTTGGTGGACGTCACCACGGTGTACTTCCTGCCCTTCGGTAACGTCCTCGCCACCATGGCCGGCGGTACCTCGGCACCCCGCGCCCAGGCCCTGAAGCGCTGGCTGGACGACATGCACGCCGCTGCCCCCGATGTCCGCAACATCGAGCTGCGGCCGGTGGTCAACGCCCGGTCCCGGGAGAAGCTCGCGCACGCGGCGGCGATCGAGCAGCTGACTGTTCGCATCGCCCCCGAGCCGCCCGACAGCCCCACGGCCCTGCGCGCCAGCTCCGACCTAGGCACCGCACTCAGCCGCCTGCACGAGGACAACCCGGACATGATCATCACGCTGAAGTTGGAGGTGCCGAAGAAGTCCCGCGTCCTCTCGCCCCGCCGTCGCGCCCGTGGGCACAACCAACTCCTCGCCTCCACTCAGGTGTTCGCCAACGACATCGCGGACTGGCTGGACAACTCCGACGCCGTCGACACCGCCGCCGCGCGGGCCCGCATGGAGGCGTGGCACAGCGAGGCCGACGACGAGAAGATCGACTTCGTCAGCGAGCGCATCACTGCGAAGTGCGTCGTTCCGTTCTCCTCCAGCGACGGTCACGCCATCGACTTGCAGGTGGCCCTAAACCAGCTGGAGCGGGTCTCCCTGCAGAACGAAAGGGTGCTGCGGGCCGCTGTCAGTGCCGACCTCTAGCCTGGAGGGCAGCTGGGGGCGAAATCCCTGGTCGGCGCGCGCGGGGGAGGGGCGGGAATGCAGAGGCTGGTCGAGACGGCACGCAGACTGTTGCAGCGGTGGCGATCACGTCCGGCGGCGGACTGGCTGCTGACCGCAGTCGTCCTCGGCGGGCACGGTCTGTCGGTCGCACTGACCGGACGCGGTGACATCCTCGGTGCGCCCGGCCGCGAACAACGCTTGACGATCTACACCACCGGTGCCACCGTCGTCGCACTGGTCGGCAGCTTCGTCACTGCCGCCATTGCGCAGTACGCTTCCGCCACAGGACGCCGCATGCGGGTCCTGCGCACTGCGCCCCACCTGGCCTCACAGTTCCGGCGGAACTGGGTAAGCGTCCTATCGGCCACCTTGCTCATCTCCGGTGTCTGCCTACTTGCAACCGCCCTCGACACCACCGAGACAGACCCTGGGGGCGTTCACTGGGCCGTGGAAGGTGTCCTGATCCTCGGTGCCGTCCGGGCCTACCGCCTGCTGTGGCTGTTCAACTCTGTCATCCAGGTGACGGACAGAGACCTCGCAGACTCCCCTCAGTCAGCGACCCAGCATCCCCCTTCGTGTACCTCCGGTGATGCTCCTTGAGAGGCTGCCAGGCCATGAAGATGTATAGGCAAGTCTTGGTGGCCTAGGAAAGTCAGCTGGCATCTGAGCTGCCAGGGACCACCAAAGTCTCGTGCTGGTACCTGATTCTCGGCGCATTGCCTATGTCGGTTATCGGCTCAACGGTGCCTGAAAGCTAGAGCCGGGATTAAGCCTCTGGCGGCTAGGTGACGGCAGATGTCCACTTGGACTCCGGAGAAGGCGTCGATATGGTCTCCGTTTCGCCGCGGAGTCGTATGGAGCCACGCGCATCGGCGTGGCCGACGACGGGCGCGAGGACGCGCGTACCCCTCGTGATCGGGCTCGCCGGGCCCCAGTTCGGCAACCATACGCTCAGCCGGCGGCTCCGCCGCCAGGTGGGCGGTATCGAAGAGCTCCAGCCCTTAGTCGTGATCTCCACTGCCCGCACCCGTCGGTCACCCGCAGCTGGCTTGCGTATGGCGAGACCCTTGCGCTTCAGAACATCCACGATGCGCATAAGCTCAGACTTGTCCGACCTCGTCGCCGCCATCAACGTAAGTACATCGCGACAATAGTTGAATGCGCATACACTCGGCAGCGATCACGCGGCCTGCGGGAACCTCGACATCAATTGGCCCTGTTACGCCTGGTCAAGGGGTCTCGTGAACGACCCACCACGTGAAACCCCTGTTCATCAGGGGTTTTCTGCGTTTCCGGGCCCTGTGGCGGCCTGGTCGCATCCTGGCTCGGCCTGGCGGCCCTCCCGTGACGGCCGGCGCTCGGGCCGGATGCTCGGGATCATCCACCCCCACGGGCGCGGCCCCCGCTCTCGGCGGAGCGGGGGCCGGGGGCGCGCCTCGGGTGGGGCGAAGGTGTCAGGGGAGGAGGAGGTCGCGCTGGCCGTCGCGGACGCTCCGGGTGAAGAGTTCGTAGTCCTTCTCGGAGATGATCAGCACCTTGGCGTCGGGGTCGCCCACGTCCACGGAGTCGCGCAGCGCCACCACCCCGTCCACGAAGGCGACCTCCAGGCAGTTGTTGCCGGCATCGGACATCTCGCTCTTGGCCCAGGTGGCGTTGGTGAGATCGACCCTCTTGTTCATGTGCAGCAGTCCTTGATCAACTCGTGGATGAGGCGGCGCGACGCCGGGCCGTCGAGAGACTGGGCGCGGAGGAACTCGAGGGCCGACTCGTACCTGCCCACGTCCCCATCTTCCTCCAGGTAGAGGGAGGTTGTCATCGTCTCGACGACGGCAACCGGCGGCCCCGCCGGGAAGTGCAGCAGCCGGAAGGAGCCGTTCATGCCCGCGTGGGCGCCGACGCCGAGGGGCAGTACCTGCAACTCCACGTGGGCGTATTCCTCGGTCACGTCCAGGAGCCGTTGGAGCTGCGCGCGCATCACCTCCGGGCCGCCGACCACACGTCGTAGCGCCGCCTCGTCGAGCACGCAGGACACATGGAGGGGCGCCTCGCGGGCGAGCACTGCCTGCCGGGCGATGCGGAGGTCCACGAAGCGGGTCATCTCGCGCTTCGACGGCCACTGCTGGCTCCGCTCCACGACGGAGGCCGCGTACTCCCTCGTCTGGAGCAGGCCGGGCACCATGGTCAGGTAGGACTCTGCCTTCGACGCCATCCCTTCGAGGTGCAGGAAGTCCTCGAACTCGTCGGTCTGGATGACTTCCTTGTACTCGTCCAGCAGGTTCGTCCGCTTGCCCGGGGCGGCGAGGGACGCCATCGCCTTGATCTTCGTGCGGGTCTCGTCGGAGTCGACGCCGTAGATCTCGAAGAAGGCCGTCAGCCCGAGACCGGAGACGCGCTGCTTCCCGTTCTCGATCTTGCTCAGCGCGGGTTTCCCCGCGAGACCGAGCCGGTCCGCCGCCTCCTCCATCCCGAGCCCCGCGGCTGTCCGCAGGGACCGCAGGGCCGATCCGAGCCTGCGTCGGTGCACGTTGGGCCTTGCTTCCGCCATCGGCCTGCCTCTCTTGTGTCGGTTGCAGGGTAGCGCCGCCAACGTTGCCGGAATATGCCAGGCCGACTCTTCAACTCTTCAGTTGAGAAGAGGTTGCTAGCAACGTTTCCCATGCGTCACAGTTTCATCCGGGCGCTCTCCACGCAGCGTGTTGGCACCGTCATTCTCCGGTACCGGCGTGCGGGCTGGCCGCGTCCGGGCGGACCGCGGCGGCGGGTCCGCCGCGTGCCCCGTACCGGTTCACCGTCGGGGCGCGCTCGCCGTCGCCGTCACGCACCACGCCATGGAACAGGGGTATCCGTATGACCGGCAGCAGCGGCAGGGGCAGGGTGGACTACGAGGGGTTGTCGGCGCGGGAGTGGTACGCGAGCGAACTGGCCTGTCTGCGGCAGAAGTCGGGGATGACGCTGGTGCAGCTCGCGGTGAAGTGCCGTTACGAGCAGTCGTACCTGCACCGGTTGGAGCGGGGACAGCGTCTGGGCACCGTGGAAGCCGCAGCGGCGCTGGACCGGGTGTACGGGACCGGCGAACTCCTGGTCAAGCTGTGGCACTTGGCGAAGCGGGAGACGAAGGACCGCCCGTTCATGGGGCTCGCGCCCTTGGAGGCGGACGCGGCCGGTATCCAGGAGTACGCGGTCAGCGTGGTGCCGGACCTGCTCCAGACCCGCGCCTACGCGGAGGAGCAACTGCGTGCCGCCCGCCCGGGGAGCCCGGAGAAGCTGGATGCCCGGGTGGCGGCGCGGCTGGCCCGCCAGGAACGGCTCGCCGAGCCGGATCCGCTGCACTACCGGGCGCTGATCGACGAGGCGGTGCTGCGGCGCAAGTCGCGCGACCCGCGGACCTGGACAGCGCAGCTTGAGCACCTGATCGAGGTGGCCCAACGCCCCGACGTCTCGCTGCACGTGGTGCCGTTCGGAGCCGGACCGCACCAGATCGGCAGCTCGCTGGAACTGATCTACTTCCACGACGGCCACAGCGTTGCCTACGCGCAAGGCGGCTCGAACGGCCACCTCGTCGAGGAGCCCGAGGACGTCGAGCCGCTGCGCCTGGCCTACGACCTGCTGCGCGACAGCGCCCTGTCCCCGACGGAGTCGCTGACGTTCCTCCGCGCCCTCCTCGACGACCACGTCGCAAACGCCCCCTGGACCCCGCCGGAGCCCAGTCCGGACGGTCAGAGTCCGGAAGGCGACGGGCAGCACCGCAAGTGACACGATCGACACGGGACGACGGGCGGCCCAGTTCCGCGGAGTTGGGCCGTCTCCTGGTGGAGAAGGGCGCCCTGACGCCCGACTGGGGACCCGCGTTCGCGGCCGTGCCGAGGACCGGCTTCCTTCCGGAGGTGATGTGGCCCCACGACCGGGACACCGGCAGGGCCACCGCGGTCTCCAGGACCGACGACCCCGATGCCTGGCACGCGTACGCCGACTCCGACGTGCCCATCGTCACCCAGTGGGACGACGGCGAGCACCAGGGAGCCGAGCCGGGCGTGGTGTTCACGTCCTCGTCGTCCATGCCCGGTCTGGTCTTCTCCATGCTCGCCGATCTCGACGTCCGTCCAGGGCAGCGCGTCCTGGAGATCGGAGCGGGCACCGGATGGAACGCCGCTCTGCTCGCCCACCGGCTGGGCGCGGAGAACGTCGTGACCGTGGAGGTGGACCCCGCCGTGGCGCGGTCCGCTCGGGAAGCGCTGCGCCGTGCCGGGTACGGGGAGGTGGAGGTCGTCACGGGAGACGGGCTGCTGGGCCACCCGCCTCGCGCGCCGTACGCGCGGGTGATCGCCACCGTCGGCCTGCGCGGCGGGCTGATGACCTGGGTACGGCAGACCACTCCGGGGGGAGTGATCCTGGTGCCCTGGGGGACCTACTACGGCTTCAGCGAGGCCACCGCCCGCCTCGTGGTCGCAGAGGACGGCCGGTCGGCGTCCGGCCGTTTCACCCAGCCGGTGAACTTCATGCGGCTGCGGTCACAGCGCTTCGCGTACCCGCGGCACAGTGCGTACGTACCGGCGGGGGCGGCCAGTGGTGCGAGCACATCGACCACGCGGATCACGGAAGCGGAACTCCTGCCCGACAGCACCGCCGTGGTGGAGTTCGCCCTCGGTCTGCGCGTCCGGGACTGCACCCACGTCGCCGACCGCAAACGGGAGGGCAGGCGCCCCGTCTGGTTCTACGGCCTCACCGACAGATCATGGGCTGTCGTCGTCTTCCGCGACGATCGTGGGACGGCCACCGTCCACCAGTCCGGACCCCGGCGCCTGTGGGACGAGGTGGAGGCCGCTTACCGGTGGTGGGAGGACCGGGGCCGGCCCGGCTTCCCACGGTTCGGCCTCACGGTGTCGGCCGCCGGGGAGGACGCCTGGCTGGACAGCCCGCTCAACCTCGTGGCCCCGGCCGCGGGTCCTGCGTGAACGGGGCGGGTCCGGACGACCGACCGGCCGGACGCCGCGCCGGGCCGCGGTGCGGGCGCGGGAATAGCCGCGCCGCGGCGGGACTTGTCCCCGGGCATGCGGATCTTTCGTACCTACGCGCGCGTCTACGCCGCGGACCTGGACGCGGTCGTCGGACCGCTCGCCGCCCTCAGCGGTGAGCCCGTCACCAGCCGGTTCGCGATGCCGAACGGCCTGGAGCTGGCCGCCGTCGGACGCGTGCTGGTGGTGGCCGGGGACGACGCGACGCTGGAGCCCTACCGGGCGACGTCGGCGACCCTGATCGTGGACGACCTCGACGAGTGCCGGCTGCTCCTCGACCGGGAGGGGGCGGCACTCGTGCGCGGGCCGCAGGACGTCCCCACCGGCAGGAACCTGACGGCCAGGCTGCCCGGCGGTGCGCAGGTGGAGTACGTCGAGTGGGACGACGCGCAGTGGGAGCGCGCCGGCGGGCGGCCCGCGTGACGTCCCCGGCCCACGGAGGAGCCGGGAGGCCGGGCGGTCAGGTCACTCGGCCCGGTCGGCGGCCGGCTGCCCCGCGTGCCATGAGGCGAGGATACGCAGCGCGTCGTGGGAGGGGCTGCCGGGCTCGGCGGTCAGGATCATCAGGCGCT encodes:
- a CDS encoding DUF499 domain-containing protein, translated to MNNRDRVYRMIDILGEGLLPFLEREMVKRQGDSWFEDAESEAREQGRQVGKNDPQFLLNLLQRYWSTYFRHLLPASARGFASELNAVRNQWAHGEKFTADDTLRALDTAERLLRAVHADPALVEEVRESRQTLHRQVTEEETKKAARRARAVPSVATEGLRPWREVLTPHPDVARGDFNASEFAADLWRVARGEGAAEYTEPEEFFQRTYLTDGLEELLSKSLRRISGDPNAAPVINLQTNFGGGKTHSMMALYHLYAPGLKVNRLPQDLQELIAAAPGGGLPGGTVHRAVLVGNELGIGQADVKPDGTVVNTMWGQLAWGLGGRQAYDIVAEADRTSTSPGTALLQSLIAAYAPCVILIDEWVQYAGPLLGNNNLPAGSFEAHFSFAQSLTEAVASVDGAQLLVSIPASATGEISDADQYDIGGENNRIALERLQNVVHRKADAWRPASSDESFEIVRRRLFQTPTSEVQAEINKVARLYTQFYGTEKREFPASCDTMDYERRIKSTYPIHPELFARLYEDWSTLPRFQRTRGVLRLMSTVIHALWRDQNQSPMIMPGDVPIHDTRVNQELTYYLEDRWKPIIDADVDGPDSTPASVDTEKPVLGQRGMSRRVARTVFMGSAPRVHAARKGLSDPHTRLGMAIPGEPLGNFRTALNALADRSTYLYGDGERHWYDTHANITRTAKDEANKLLDDVDKVWADVVRRLSVVQGVRGQFDAVHAAPLPASDIPDNDRARLVLLHPRFTHRSARDMPDTEALRFAQEALDQYRSSTRQHRNALVFLAPDRKEIEEVAEAVREYLGWKQVLTQHVQLDLTENQKTQARTRMEKAEETVNLRLGKAYRWVLVPEQVPGAKIEWVNFKVDLPAIDDAAIQVGDRLKRQGMLYVQQAPAVLHQRIVDALGQEWNRDGHISVGRLWELHTKYPYMNRLRDRAVLDQGIEDVLTHITWETDGFALATGQDPATGRYQGLVLPCRGGSFGQITDSSLLVRADLAAAQEAADLAAAAARHQEPADQDEDADDSTGSGQGAGGPSVSPRPGTPVPAPTPLPRVPTRFYAHALLDTEQYSKHATKYAFEILQHLEAIGADVEITVEIQATAPGGFPADKVRTLTENANTLKLQAQFEEE
- a CDS encoding DUF397 domain-containing protein, with the translated sequence MNKRVDLTNATWAKSEMSDAGNNCLEVAFVDGVVALRDSVDVGDPDAKVLIISEKDYELFTRSVRDGQRDLLLP
- a CDS encoding helix-turn-helix domain-containing protein, with protein sequence MAEARPNVHRRRLGSALRSLRTAAGLGMEEAADRLGLAGKPALSKIENGKQRVSGLGLTAFFEIYGVDSDETRTKIKAMASLAAPGKRTNLLDEYKEVIQTDEFEDFLHLEGMASKAESYLTMVPGLLQTREYAASVVERSQQWPSKREMTRFVDLRIARQAVLAREAPLHVSCVLDEAALRRVVGGPEVMRAQLQRLLDVTEEYAHVELQVLPLGVGAHAGMNGSFRLLHFPAGPPVAVVETMTTSLYLEEDGDVGRYESALEFLRAQSLDGPASRRLIHELIKDCCT
- a CDS encoding helix-turn-helix domain-containing protein, whose amino-acid sequence is MTGSSGRGRVDYEGLSAREWYASELACLRQKSGMTLVQLAVKCRYEQSYLHRLERGQRLGTVEAAAALDRVYGTGELLVKLWHLAKRETKDRPFMGLAPLEADAAGIQEYAVSVVPDLLQTRAYAEEQLRAARPGSPEKLDARVAARLARQERLAEPDPLHYRALIDEAVLRRKSRDPRTWTAQLEHLIEVAQRPDVSLHVVPFGAGPHQIGSSLELIYFHDGHSVAYAQGGSNGHLVEEPEDVEPLRLAYDLLRDSALSPTESLTFLRALLDDHVANAPWTPPEPSPDGQSPEGDGQHRK
- a CDS encoding methyltransferase domain-containing protein, which gives rise to MTRSTRDDGRPSSAELGRLLVEKGALTPDWGPAFAAVPRTGFLPEVMWPHDRDTGRATAVSRTDDPDAWHAYADSDVPIVTQWDDGEHQGAEPGVVFTSSSSMPGLVFSMLADLDVRPGQRVLEIGAGTGWNAALLAHRLGAENVVTVEVDPAVARSAREALRRAGYGEVEVVTGDGLLGHPPRAPYARVIATVGLRGGLMTWVRQTTPGGVILVPWGTYYGFSEATARLVVAEDGRSASGRFTQPVNFMRLRSQRFAYPRHSAYVPAGAASGASTSTTRITEAELLPDSTAVVEFALGLRVRDCTHVADRKREGRRPVWFYGLTDRSWAVVVFRDDRGTATVHQSGPRRLWDEVEAAYRWWEDRGRPGFPRFGLTVSAAGEDAWLDSPLNLVAPAAGPA